One bacterium DNA segment encodes these proteins:
- a CDS encoding VCBS repeat-containing protein yields MKAIFVMAAALAAGAAAASASGADYNGDGTDDVAVWRPSNGLWSVRGISRIYYGTWNDEPAAGDYDGDGTDEAAIYRATTGLWAVRGMTKVYYGTAGDIPAGNSDGDWYRSGTDLCALAAGNIGIGVGNPAYKIDVVGDRIRLRWSTQSTAETINVRTDGAAGIAEIDTDNADLWLKSNSGDLVMQGFGGNVGIGVADPFYPLEIAGGAIMLEGQTTAPTTSSWEAGIYALGTSNTELWALDGQGNTTQLSPHDPGSGKWIFFSKNIQTGRVLRIEMEELIFDLAREMSRRTGKSYISEYRE; encoded by the coding sequence ATGAAAGCTATTTTCGTCATGGCGGCGGCGCTGGCCGCGGGAGCCGCGGCCGCGAGCGCGAGCGGGGCCGACTATAACGGGGACGGGACCGACGATGTCGCGGTCTGGCGCCCCTCCAACGGACTCTGGTCGGTCCGGGGAATCTCCCGGATCTACTACGGAACCTGGAACGACGAACCCGCCGCCGGAGATTACGACGGGGACGGGACCGACGAAGCAGCCATCTACCGGGCCACGACCGGTCTATGGGCGGTCCGGGGCATGACCAAGGTTTACTACGGCACGGCGGGCGATATCCCGGCCGGCAACTCCGACGGAGACTGGTACCGTTCCGGAACCGACCTCTGCGCCCTGGCCGCGGGCAACATCGGCATCGGGGTCGGGAACCCCGCCTACAAAATCGACGTCGTCGGCGACCGGATCCGGCTGCGCTGGTCGACCCAGAGCACGGCCGAAACCATCAACGTCCGGACCGACGGGGCCGCGGGCATCGCCGAAATCGACACCGACAACGCCGACCTCTGGCTCAAGTCCAACAGCGGGGACCTGGTCATGCAGGGGTTCGGCGGCAACGTCGGCATCGGGGTGGCCGATCCCTTCTATCCTCTCGAAATCGCCGGAGGCGCGATCATGCTGGAAGGACAAACGACCGCTCCCACGACCTCGTCCTGGGAAGCCGGAATCTATGCCCTGGGCACGAGCAACACCGAACTCTGGGCGCTGGACGGGCAAGGCAACACCACCCAGCTTTCCCCCCACGATCCCGGAAGCGGCAAGTGGATTTTCTTCTCGAAAAACATACAGACCGGGAGGGTGCTCCGGATCGAGATGGAGGAACTGATCTTCGACCTCGCCCGGGAGATGAGCCGGCGAACCGGGAAAAGCTACATCAGCGAGTACCGGGAATAA